One genomic region from Pseudoduganella dura encodes:
- a CDS encoding S1C family serine protease, producing MQRLWLLFAQAVTIVLALYFVYSAVQPKWPPARPGTVQQLGTPTQPASAMVAAPAPTPNSFRTAAGRAMPAVVNILTSKALPQKHPLMRDPYFRRFFGDRDNDSEEEEDDPNSLGSGVIVSPDGYILTNFHVVEAADEIEVVLADGRKASAKLVGTDPETDLAVIKIDLKQLPAIILGNVEGAKVGDVVLAIGNPFGVGQTVTMGIISALGRNNLHINHFENFIQTDAAINFGNSGGALIDTNGNLLGINSAIYSQTGGSVGIGFAIPVSTAKTVMESIIKSGHVVRGWIGVESQEITPELAQSFGLQRDSGAIIAGVVRNGPADKAGMKPGDILVSVDGKAVRDTNEMLNLIAQLQPGGKATMRVLRKNRESELAITVGKRPVPKK from the coding sequence ATGCAGCGACTGTGGTTATTGTTTGCGCAAGCGGTGACCATCGTTCTGGCACTGTACTTTGTTTATTCGGCGGTGCAGCCGAAGTGGCCGCCCGCGCGCCCCGGCACCGTGCAACAGCTCGGTACCCCGACGCAGCCGGCCTCGGCGATGGTGGCGGCACCCGCGCCCACGCCGAACTCGTTCCGCACCGCTGCGGGCCGGGCGATGCCGGCCGTGGTCAACATCCTCACGTCGAAGGCGTTGCCGCAAAAGCACCCGCTGATGCGCGATCCGTATTTCCGGCGATTCTTCGGCGACCGCGACAACGACAGCGAAGAGGAAGAGGACGATCCGAACAGCCTGGGCTCGGGCGTGATCGTCAGCCCGGACGGCTATATCCTCACCAACTTCCACGTGGTGGAAGCGGCCGACGAGATCGAGGTGGTGCTGGCCGATGGCCGCAAGGCTTCCGCCAAACTGGTGGGCACGGATCCGGAAACGGACCTGGCCGTCATCAAGATCGACCTGAAGCAGCTGCCCGCCATCATCCTGGGCAACGTGGAGGGCGCCAAGGTGGGCGACGTGGTGCTGGCGATCGGCAATCCGTTCGGCGTTGGCCAGACAGTGACGATGGGCATCATCTCCGCGCTGGGCCGCAACAACCTGCACATCAACCATTTCGAGAACTTCATCCAGACCGACGCGGCGATCAACTTCGGCAACTCGGGCGGCGCGCTGATCGATACCAACGGCAACCTGCTGGGCATCAATTCGGCGATCTATTCGCAGACCGGCGGCTCGGTGGGCATCGGTTTCGCGATCCCGGTCAGCACGGCGAAGACAGTGATGGAATCGATCATCAAGAGCGGCCACGTGGTGCGCGGCTGGATCGGCGTGGAGTCGCAGGAAATCACGCCCGAGCTGGCGCAAAGCTTCGGCCTGCAGCGCGACAGCGGCGCGATCATCGCCGGCGTGGTGCGCAACGGCCCGGCCGACAAGGCCGGCATGAAGCCGGGCGACATCCTGGTTTCCGTCGACGGCAAGGCGGTGCGCGACACCAACGAGATGCTGAACCTGATCGCCCAGCTGCAGCCGGGCGGCAAGGCCACGATGCGCGTGCTGCGCAAGAACCGCGAATCCGAACTGGCCATCACGGTGGGCAAGCGCCCGGTCCCGAAAAAGTAA
- a CDS encoding DUF2461 domain-containing protein: MHLRDLNGYLQELAENNNRPWFVMNKPRYDILREEFLELVTQVIVEAGKFDREVKFCNPKKAIFRINRDVRFAHDKSPYKTNFSAALAPSDLRRPSQSGGPTYYFQLNGHGQLQFGAGEYMPPPHRLRALRRHMVEDAAGFRKALNSRGLKATYGTIQNEGKLQRPPKGFDPEHEHIEFIKLKSFFVWTDVDLDLNDPDALLPLIAGGFKDALPLVQWMRAARVDEEDQAA, from the coding sequence ATGCACCTGCGTGACCTGAACGGCTACCTGCAAGAGCTGGCCGAGAACAACAACCGCCCTTGGTTCGTGATGAACAAGCCGCGCTACGACATCCTGCGCGAGGAATTCCTGGAACTCGTCACGCAAGTGATCGTCGAGGCGGGAAAGTTCGACCGCGAGGTCAAGTTCTGCAACCCGAAGAAGGCGATCTTCCGCATCAACCGCGATGTGCGCTTTGCCCACGACAAGAGCCCGTACAAGACGAACTTCTCGGCCGCTCTCGCCCCGAGCGACCTGCGGCGCCCGAGCCAGTCCGGCGGCCCCACCTATTACTTCCAGCTCAACGGCCACGGCCAATTGCAGTTCGGCGCCGGCGAATACATGCCGCCGCCGCACCGGCTGCGCGCATTGCGCCGGCACATGGTGGAAGACGCGGCGGGATTTCGCAAGGCACTCAATAGCCGCGGGCTGAAGGCCACCTACGGCACCATCCAGAACGAAGGCAAGCTGCAACGCCCGCCCAAGGGGTTCGATCCCGAACACGAACATATCGAGTTCATCAAGCTGAAGAGCTTTTTCGTGTGGACCGACGTGGACCTGGACCTGAACGATCCGGATGCGCTGCTGCCGCTGATCGCCGGCGGCTTCAAGGATGCGCTGCCGCTGGTGCAGTGGATGCGCGCGGCCAGGGTGGACGAGGAAGACCAGGCGGCATAG
- a CDS encoding LysR family transcriptional regulator, with protein MKNMPELDDLQLFAGVVRLKSFAATARALGVSNAFVSKRIGMLEYAMGVRLLHRTTRTVTLTEQGSVVHGWALRILEDVEQMGEAVSTEKMAPAGLLRICTSSGFGRNRVSPALSALAKRYPALEIQLELLDRSVDLIAEDFHLDIRVGRAHEPHLISRRIASNARVLCAAPAYLAEHGTPDTLAGLAAHRCIVIRERNEDFGRWTLRGPHGLETVKVRGPLSASNGEVVHGWALDGHGIILRSVWDVGPSIERGELVRVLPGYEQPADVWAIYPSRLSTSARLRVCVEFLEDWLQGR; from the coding sequence GTGAAGAATATGCCCGAGCTGGACGACCTCCAGCTGTTCGCCGGCGTGGTGCGCCTGAAGAGTTTTGCCGCCACGGCCCGCGCGCTCGGCGTCTCCAACGCCTTCGTCAGCAAGCGCATCGGGATGCTGGAGTATGCGATGGGGGTGCGGCTGCTGCATCGCACCACCCGCACCGTGACGCTGACCGAGCAAGGCAGCGTGGTGCACGGCTGGGCACTGCGGATCCTGGAAGACGTGGAACAGATGGGCGAAGCGGTATCGACGGAAAAGATGGCGCCCGCCGGCCTGCTGCGCATCTGCACCAGTTCCGGCTTCGGCCGCAACCGCGTATCGCCGGCACTGTCCGCGCTGGCGAAGCGCTATCCGGCGCTGGAAATCCAGCTGGAATTGCTGGACCGTTCGGTGGACCTGATCGCCGAGGATTTTCATCTCGATATCCGCGTGGGCCGGGCGCACGAGCCGCACTTGATTTCGCGCCGCATCGCCTCGAACGCGCGCGTGCTGTGCGCCGCGCCGGCCTACCTTGCGGAACACGGCACGCCGGACACGCTGGCCGGCCTGGCGGCACACCGCTGCATCGTGATCCGCGAGCGCAACGAGGATTTCGGCCGCTGGACCCTGCGGGGCCCGCACGGGCTGGAAACGGTGAAGGTGCGCGGCCCGCTGTCGGCCAGCAACGGCGAAGTGGTGCATGGCTGGGCGCTCGATGGCCACGGCATCATCCTGCGCTCCGTGTGGGACGTGGGGCCGTCGATCGAACGGGGCGAGCTGGTGCGCGTGCTGCCGGGCTACGAGCAGCCGGCGGACGTGTGGGCGATCTACCCGTCGCGGCTGTCCACGTCCGCCAGGCTGCGCGTATGCGTCGAGTTCCTGGAGGACTGGCTGCAGGGAAGGTGA
- a CDS encoding tartrate dehydrogenase produces the protein MDTQRIAVIAGDGIGKEVMPEGLRTLRAAAKRFGLPLEFTTFEWANCDYYRQHGKMMPDDWFAQLKDFDAIYFGAVGWPDTVPDHVSLWGSLIQFRRQFDQYVNLRPVRLMPGVPCPLANRQPGDIDFYVVRENTEGEYSSVGGRLFEGTERETVLQESVFTRKGVDRILKYAFELAQSRPKKHLTSATKSNGIAISMPYWDERVKAMAPSYDDVQWDQYHIDILCARFVLSPERFDVVVASNLFGDILSDLGPACTGTIGIAPSANLNPERTLPSLFEPVHGSAPDIFGKNIANPVAMIWSGAMMLDFLGNGDARFKAAHDAIMAAVEQVLRDGPHTPDMRGTADTTRMGEAIAALI, from the coding sequence ATGGATACGCAACGCATCGCCGTCATCGCCGGCGACGGCATCGGCAAGGAAGTGATGCCCGAGGGCCTGCGCACGCTGCGCGCCGCGGCAAAACGCTTCGGCCTGCCGCTGGAATTCACCACGTTCGAATGGGCCAACTGCGACTACTACCGGCAGCACGGCAAGATGATGCCGGACGACTGGTTCGCCCAGCTGAAGGACTTCGATGCCATCTACTTCGGCGCCGTGGGCTGGCCGGACACCGTGCCCGACCACGTGTCGCTGTGGGGTTCACTGATCCAGTTCCGCCGCCAGTTCGACCAGTACGTGAACCTGCGCCCGGTGCGGCTGATGCCGGGCGTGCCGTGCCCGCTGGCGAACAGGCAGCCGGGCGACATCGATTTCTACGTGGTGCGGGAAAATACCGAGGGCGAGTACTCGTCCGTCGGCGGCCGGCTGTTCGAAGGCACCGAACGCGAGACGGTATTGCAGGAATCCGTATTCACCCGCAAGGGCGTGGACCGCATCCTGAAATATGCGTTCGAGCTGGCGCAGTCGCGCCCGAAAAAGCACCTGACCTCGGCGACGAAATCGAACGGCATCGCGATCAGCATGCCTTACTGGGACGAGCGCGTGAAAGCCATGGCGCCGTCATACGACGACGTGCAGTGGGACCAGTACCACATCGACATCCTCTGCGCGCGCTTCGTGCTGAGCCCCGAGCGCTTCGACGTGGTGGTGGCATCGAACCTGTTCGGCGACATCCTCTCCGACCTGGGCCCGGCCTGCACGGGCACGATCGGCATCGCGCCATCGGCGAACCTGAACCCGGAGCGCACGCTGCCATCGCTGTTCGAACCGGTACACGGCTCGGCGCCGGACATCTTCGGCAAGAACATCGCCAACCCGGTGGCGATGATCTGGAGCGGCGCGATGATGCTGGACTTCCTCGGCAACGGCGACGCGCGCTTCAAGGCGGCGCACGACGCGATCATGGCCGCCGTCGAGCAGGTGCTGCGCGACGGACCGCACACGCCGGACATGCGCGGCACTGCCGACACCACGCGCATGGGCGAAGCGATCGCCGCGCTGATCTGA
- a CDS encoding LytR C-terminal domain-containing protein, which produces MKMTGKMVSTACASALLIACGAQPVKAPVPFASADAYYALGRAEHAAQRLAQARRAWEQALQRDPRHAAARNGMAVLLAGQGEYGKAIALWRTLVEEGEALPAAERAFLLGNLGYALHLQGKREEALAMLEQACVLDPYRPLAWEHLAAVLETLGQTDRALQMMKQARMLRTHDIGQDYAMTGTAAPAALAPAPAPTSAPAPASAPASGPASEPVRRATPWPADMMRTEVRQVGAVFELRRVAAPAAPAMTPVFSVPSLASVVSVASLPLAAPGAPASGEAGMRLEISNGNGVRGMAAAWARRLGGPQWKSVRLSNVKPFAVQATRIEYRNGADAAVAARALALAQRLGLPAPRAMPGNGTAMADLRIVLGRDQRPDIVHAGKISAQGTLQAP; this is translated from the coding sequence ATGAAGATGACAGGCAAAATGGTGAGTACGGCATGCGCCAGCGCGCTGCTGATCGCCTGCGGCGCGCAGCCGGTGAAGGCTCCGGTACCATTCGCCAGCGCCGACGCATACTATGCGCTCGGCCGCGCCGAACACGCCGCGCAACGCCTTGCGCAGGCGCGCCGGGCATGGGAGCAGGCATTGCAGCGCGATCCCCGCCATGCCGCCGCCCGCAATGGCATGGCCGTGCTGCTGGCCGGGCAAGGCGAGTATGGCAAGGCGATCGCGCTGTGGCGCACGCTGGTGGAAGAAGGCGAGGCGCTGCCCGCCGCGGAGCGTGCCTTCCTGCTGGGTAATCTCGGCTACGCGCTGCACCTGCAGGGCAAGCGGGAAGAAGCGCTGGCGATGCTGGAGCAGGCCTGCGTGCTCGATCCATACCGGCCGCTCGCCTGGGAGCACCTGGCCGCCGTACTGGAAACATTGGGCCAGACCGACCGCGCGCTGCAGATGATGAAACAGGCGCGCATGCTGCGCACCCACGATATCGGCCAGGATTATGCGATGACCGGGACGGCTGCCCCGGCCGCGCTGGCGCCAGCACCGGCACCGACGTCGGCACCGGCACCGGCCTCGGCGCCGGCATCGGGGCCGGCATCGGAGCCAGTACGGCGCGCCACGCCCTGGCCGGCGGACATGATGCGCACCGAAGTGCGGCAGGTCGGTGCCGTGTTCGAGCTGCGCCGCGTGGCTGCTCCGGCCGCACCCGCGATGACTCCCGTGTTCTCCGTGCCTTCCTTGGCGTCCGTGGTTTCCGTGGCTTCGCTGCCTCTCGCGGCACCCGGCGCACCGGCGAGCGGCGAGGCCGGCATGCGGCTCGAAATCAGCAACGGCAATGGCGTGCGCGGCATGGCCGCCGCATGGGCGCGCCGGCTCGGGGGGCCGCAATGGAAGTCGGTCCGGCTGTCGAATGTGAAGCCCTTTGCCGTGCAGGCGACACGCATCGAGTACAGGAATGGCGCGGATGCGGCCGTGGCCGCCAGGGCGCTGGCGCTGGCACAACGTCTCGGCTTGCCGGCGCCACGCGCCATGCCGGGCAACGGCACGGCGATGGCCGACCTGCGCATCGTGCTGGGCCGGGACCAGCGCCCGGACATCGTGCATGCCGGGAAAATATCCGCGCAGGGCACCTTGCAGGCCCCCTGA
- a CDS encoding type II secretion system F family protein, with amino-acid sequence MNNAQIAFLLIVFLVVAAVALVAVAIFSPIPLRQRLRMSRDTDKPEPAAKNGEWIERVARAAKPLTKLSLPEEGWERSPLRTRFINAGWRNPTAPTLYFAAKTALALGIPAIIALAAGTSGGMVPDNLLSLLLVSAGIGYYLPNVALSRAAERRKREVFENVPDALDLLTVCVEAGLSLERAMTKVAAEIDVKSAVLAQELQLVLMEMRAGFSKEKALRNFALRSGVDDVDSLVAMLIQAERFGTSMGDSLRVHADNLRLKRSLMAEEAAAKIGLKLLFPLIFCMFPTLMVVLAGPAAIQLMTVVLPAMSGER; translated from the coding sequence ATGAACAACGCACAGATTGCATTCCTGCTGATCGTTTTCCTGGTGGTTGCGGCGGTCGCACTGGTCGCGGTGGCGATCTTTTCGCCGATTCCGCTGCGGCAGCGGCTGCGCATGAGCCGTGACACCGACAAGCCCGAACCGGCAGCAAAGAATGGCGAATGGATCGAGCGTGTGGCACGCGCCGCCAAGCCGCTGACGAAGTTGTCGCTGCCGGAAGAAGGCTGGGAGCGCTCGCCGCTGCGAACGAGGTTCATCAATGCCGGCTGGCGCAATCCCACGGCGCCCACGCTGTATTTCGCCGCGAAGACCGCATTGGCGCTGGGTATTCCCGCGATCATCGCGCTGGCAGCCGGCACGTCGGGCGGCATGGTGCCCGACAACCTGCTGTCCCTGCTGCTCGTCAGCGCCGGCATTGGCTATTACCTGCCGAACGTGGCGCTTTCGCGTGCTGCGGAACGGCGCAAGCGCGAGGTATTCGAAAATGTGCCGGATGCGCTCGACCTGCTGACCGTATGCGTGGAGGCGGGCTTGTCGCTGGAACGTGCGATGACGAAGGTGGCGGCCGAGATCGACGTCAAGAGCGCCGTCCTGGCGCAAGAGCTGCAACTGGTGCTGATGGAAATGCGTGCCGGCTTCTCGAAGGAAAAGGCGCTGCGCAATTTCGCCTTGCGCAGCGGCGTGGACGATGTCGATTCGCTGGTGGCGATGCTGATCCAGGCCGAGCGTTTCGGTACCAGCATGGGCGATTCGTTGCGCGTGCATGCGGACAACCTGCGGCTGAAGCGTTCACTGATGGCCGAAGAGGCCGCGGCGAAGATCGGCCTGAAACTGCTGTTCCCGCTGATCTTCTGCATGTTCCCCACCTTGATGGTGGTGCTCGCGGGACCGGCGGCGATCCAGCTGATGACGGTGGTGCTGCCTGCGATGAGCGGCGAGCGCTGA
- a CDS encoding type II secretion system F family protein, whose protein sequence is MDIVFTAFAVLVFAAVIFMVEGAWLWWSTSHGGSARRIARRLDLMAGRREGGERISILKQRKYAASPELDGWLRRIPQLAAVDRLLLQAGVRWQVAQFLGGSAGLLLGALLLAAIMPLPVPAVLALLALALVAPYGLLVKLRGKRLKKIEQQLPEAADFLARGLRAGHSFSNVLKMVGDEIPEPLCAEFKATYEEINYGVPMNEALHNMAGRIPLTDLRYFVLAVLIQRESGGNLAELLANVSRLTRARLKLLGQIRVLSAEGRMSAWILGLLPLIMLVFMSLVNPEYISVLWTTEPGTQMLWGSAGAMVFGILWMRKMVRIRV, encoded by the coding sequence GTGGATATCGTCTTCACCGCATTCGCGGTGCTGGTTTTCGCCGCCGTGATCTTCATGGTGGAAGGTGCGTGGCTGTGGTGGAGCACCAGCCACGGCGGCAGCGCGCGCCGTATCGCGCGGCGGCTCGACCTGATGGCCGGGCGCAGGGAGGGCGGCGAACGCATCAGCATCCTCAAGCAGCGCAAGTATGCCGCCTCGCCCGAGCTGGACGGATGGCTGCGCCGGATCCCGCAACTGGCCGCCGTCGACCGGCTGCTGCTGCAGGCCGGCGTACGCTGGCAGGTCGCGCAGTTCCTGGGGGGTTCGGCGGGGCTGCTGCTGGGGGCGCTGCTGTTGGCCGCCATCATGCCGTTGCCGGTGCCGGCGGTACTCGCGCTGCTGGCGCTGGCGCTCGTGGCGCCATATGGCCTGCTGGTGAAATTGCGCGGCAAGCGCCTGAAAAAGATCGAGCAGCAGCTGCCCGAGGCAGCGGACTTTCTCGCGCGTGGTCTGCGCGCCGGGCATTCGTTCTCCAATGTGCTGAAAATGGTCGGCGACGAGATTCCCGAACCGCTCTGCGCCGAGTTCAAGGCAACCTATGAGGAAATCAACTACGGCGTGCCGATGAATGAAGCGCTGCACAACATGGCCGGCCGCATTCCGCTGACCGACCTGCGCTACTTCGTGCTGGCCGTGCTGATCCAGCGCGAATCGGGCGGCAACCTGGCCGAGTTGCTGGCCAATGTCAGCCGGCTCACGCGTGCCCGGCTCAAGCTGCTGGGACAGATCCGCGTGCTGTCGGCCGAGGGCCGCATGTCGGCCTGGATCCTCGGCCTGCTGCCGCTGATCATGCTGGTCTTCATGAGCCTCGTCAACCCGGAGTATATCAGTGTGTTATGGACCACCGAGCCCGGTACCCAGATGCTATGGGGCTCGGCCGGCGCGATGGTGTTCGGCATCCTGTGGATGCGCAAGATGGTGAGGATACGGGTATGA
- a CDS encoding CpaF family protein yields the protein MSLRERLALAEEARGNGATLQVQSQAAYQELKATMHQLILDRIDLERLKRLTAEQFKHELALLVQRIIEDERIVLNQAERHHLVLDIQHEMLGFGPLERLLSDNSISDILVNTCKQVYVERGGRLELTDVTFTDNAHLMKIIEKIVSRVGRRVDESSPMVDARLPDGSRVNAIIPPLAVDGPILSIRRFSANPLTIQNLIELKSLTPPMMQVLQALGHAKINILISGGTGSGKTTLLNVLSGYIPPSERIVTIEDAAELAMRQPHVVRLETRPPNIEGKGEVNQRALVRNALRMRPDRIILGEVRGAEAMDMLQAMNTGHEGSLATIHSNTPRDALTRLENMVGMSGVNLTPRAARQQIASAITVVLQVSRLTDGARKLVSLQEVTGMEGEVISMQEIFHFEQTGVDAAGKVQGHFYATGVRPRFAERLRMFGVPVPDSVFDPDRVFE from the coding sequence ATGAGTTTGCGCGAACGCCTGGCTTTGGCGGAAGAGGCCCGCGGCAATGGCGCCACGCTGCAAGTGCAGTCGCAGGCCGCCTACCAGGAGCTGAAGGCCACGATGCACCAGCTGATCCTGGACCGCATCGACCTCGAACGCCTCAAGCGGCTGACGGCCGAGCAGTTCAAGCACGAGCTGGCGCTGCTGGTGCAGCGCATCATCGAGGACGAGCGCATCGTGCTCAACCAGGCCGAACGGCACCACCTGGTGCTCGACATCCAGCACGAGATGCTGGGCTTCGGCCCGCTGGAGCGCCTGTTGTCCGATAACAGTATTTCGGACATCCTGGTCAATACCTGCAAACAGGTCTACGTGGAGCGGGGCGGCCGGCTCGAACTGACGGACGTGACATTCACCGACAATGCCCACCTGATGAAGATCATCGAGAAGATCGTGTCGCGCGTGGGCCGGCGCGTGGACGAATCGAGCCCGATGGTCGATGCGCGCCTGCCGGATGGTTCACGGGTCAACGCGATCATTCCGCCGCTGGCGGTGGATGGCCCGATCCTGTCGATCCGGCGTTTCTCGGCCAATCCGTTGACGATACAGAACCTGATCGAACTGAAGAGCCTCACGCCGCCGATGATGCAGGTGCTGCAGGCGCTGGGCCACGCGAAGATCAACATCCTGATCTCGGGCGGCACCGGCAGCGGCAAGACCACGCTGCTGAACGTGCTGTCCGGCTATATCCCGCCGTCCGAGCGGATCGTCACGATCGAGGATGCCGCCGAGCTGGCGATGCGCCAGCCGCACGTGGTGCGGCTGGAAACGCGCCCGCCGAACATCGAGGGCAAGGGCGAGGTCAACCAGCGCGCGCTGGTTCGCAACGCGTTGCGGATGCGGCCCGACCGCATCATCCTGGGCGAGGTGCGCGGCGCCGAAGCGATGGACATGCTGCAGGCGATGAACACGGGCCACGAAGGGTCGCTGGCGACGATCCACTCGAACACGCCGCGCGACGCGCTGACGCGGCTGGAAAACATGGTGGGCATGTCAGGCGTGAACCTGACGCCGCGCGCGGCACGGCAGCAGATCGCTTCCGCCATCACCGTCGTACTGCAGGTGTCCCGTCTCACCGATGGCGCGCGCAAGCTCGTCAGCCTGCAGGAAGTCACGGGCATGGAAGGCGAGGTGATCTCGATGCAGGAAATCTTCCACTTCGAGCAGACGGGTGTCGATGCCGCCGGCAAGGTGCAAGGTCATTTCTACGCCACCGGTGTGCGGCCCCGCTTCGCCGAGCGGCTCAGGATGTTCGGGGTACCCGTGCCCGACAGCGTGTTCGATCCCGACCGCGTGTTCGAATAG
- a CDS encoding AAA family ATPase: MKALMISKDSLLHAEIAAQGSARLPAVQLVASRQGLRDATDRILPEPPDLVIFDASGVEPGEWGMVERLARLYPEARFMLLAREAHQDLLIRAMRTGIREVLQLPLVHRAFHEAIDRIEIESGVTRMRDGKVFAFISCKGGSGATFIAANFGYALGALAEKKVLLIDLHGQFGDATLYVSDQKPTMTLSDICAQIGRMDGAFLESCLVHVTPNFGVLAGADDPAHVVDMKPEHMDTILRVARKHYDYVLLDMGRQIDALSLRALDSADAIYPVLQLALPDIRDGRRLLDIFRSLGYPAERTRLIVNRYEKGGKLRLSDLEHALGAEVMHTMPNDYASATDSVNQGIPVLQLSRGSAVARSLADLVELVTARRVTETKGLFDRLFGRSDAGQKPERITS, translated from the coding sequence ATGAAAGCCCTCATGATCAGCAAGGATAGCCTGCTGCACGCCGAAATCGCCGCGCAGGGTTCCGCCCGGCTGCCGGCAGTGCAGCTCGTCGCATCGCGCCAGGGATTGCGCGACGCCACCGACCGGATTCTTCCCGAACCGCCCGATCTGGTGATTTTCGACGCCAGCGGCGTGGAACCCGGCGAATGGGGAATGGTGGAGCGCCTGGCCCGCCTGTATCCGGAAGCCCGGTTCATGCTGCTGGCGCGCGAGGCGCACCAGGACCTGTTGATCCGCGCGATGCGGACCGGCATCCGCGAAGTGCTGCAGCTGCCGCTCGTGCACCGCGCGTTTCATGAAGCGATCGACCGGATCGAAATCGAGTCGGGCGTCACCCGCATGCGCGACGGCAAGGTGTTCGCGTTCATATCCTGCAAGGGCGGTAGCGGCGCCACGTTCATCGCCGCCAATTTCGGCTACGCGCTGGGTGCCCTGGCGGAAAAGAAAGTGCTGCTGATCGACCTGCATGGCCAGTTCGGCGACGCCACGCTGTATGTCTCCGACCAGAAACCGACGATGACGCTGTCGGATATCTGCGCCCAGATCGGCCGCATGGATGGCGCCTTCCTGGAATCCTGCCTGGTGCATGTGACGCCCAACTTCGGCGTCCTGGCCGGCGCCGACGATCCGGCCCACGTGGTGGACATGAAGCCGGAGCACATGGACACGATCCTGCGCGTGGCACGCAAGCACTACGACTACGTGCTGCTGGACATGGGCCGCCAGATCGATGCGCTGTCGCTGCGCGCGCTGGACAGCGCCGATGCGATCTACCCGGTGCTGCAGCTGGCGCTGCCCGATATCCGGGACGGGCGCCGGCTGCTCGATATCTTCCGCTCGCTGGGCTATCCGGCCGAGCGCACGCGGCTGATCGTCAACCGCTATGAGAAGGGCGGCAAGCTGCGCCTGTCCGACCTGGAGCATGCGCTGGGCGCGGAAGTGATGCACACGATGCCGAACGACTACGCGTCGGCCACCGACTCGGTCAACCAGGGCATTCCCGTGTTGCAGCTGTCGCGCGGCAGCGCGGTTGCCCGCAGCCTGGCCGACCTGGTCGAGCTGGTGACGGCGCGCCGCGTCACCGAAACCAAGGGCCTGTTCGACCGCCTGTTCGGCCGCAGCGATGCAGGCCAGAAACCTGAAAGGATCACATCATGA
- a CDS encoding TadE/TadG family type IV pilus assembly protein, which translates to MCPEHLAHAPLRREGGALMVELALCMTMFLVMMFGTMEVARMLFVSNTVQEVTRQAARAAAMTDFSVAADLAVVRRHALFRNAGDDGPLVLAPNLGPAQVRIEYLRADGTAIGAGSMPACPVENIRNCMQDPSGASCIRFVRASICSDASGACTPLAHQPMTGLLPGMAGPVPMAATVVKAETLGYRPGVNNCL; encoded by the coding sequence ATGTGCCCTGAACACCTTGCCCACGCTCCGCTGCGCCGCGAGGGCGGTGCGCTCATGGTCGAACTGGCGCTATGCATGACGATGTTCCTGGTGATGATGTTCGGCACGATGGAAGTGGCGCGCATGCTCTTCGTGTCCAACACCGTGCAGGAAGTGACGCGCCAGGCCGCGCGCGCCGCGGCGATGACGGATTTTTCCGTCGCGGCCGACCTGGCGGTGGTCAGGCGGCACGCCCTGTTCCGCAATGCCGGCGACGATGGCCCCCTGGTACTGGCGCCCAACCTCGGGCCCGCGCAAGTGCGGATCGAATACCTCCGTGCCGACGGCACGGCGATCGGGGCCGGGTCGATGCCGGCCTGTCCGGTCGAAAACATCCGCAACTGCATGCAAGACCCTTCCGGCGCATCCTGCATTCGCTTCGTGCGGGCCAGCATTTGCAGCGACGCCAGCGGCGCATGCACGCCGCTGGCCCACCAGCCGATGACGGGCCTGCTGCCCGGCATGGCCGGGCCCGTGCCGATGGCGGCCACCGTCGTCAAGGCTGAAACGCTCGGCTACCGGCCGGGCGTGAATAACTGTCTCTAA
- a CDS encoding TadE/TadG family type IV pilus assembly protein yields MNVSRYRERGTAAIELAVVMSLGMLVLATIVLFGRFTWHLIAMEKSVYNAARIIAARPIEQVSGTGAATRMREAGSALVNTAARSSGIDIVPGDTVEARCNNGACGITNLTQVTVTARTEFADTIFNDGYTFDLLGLREGAALDFDSELDYVP; encoded by the coding sequence ATGAACGTTTCAAGATACCGCGAGCGCGGCACCGCCGCGATCGAGCTGGCGGTGGTAATGAGCCTCGGCATGCTGGTCCTCGCCACGATCGTGCTGTTCGGGCGGTTCACGTGGCACCTGATCGCGATGGAGAAAAGCGTGTACAACGCGGCGCGCATCATCGCTGCGCGGCCGATCGAACAGGTGAGCGGCACCGGTGCTGCCACTCGCATGAGAGAGGCCGGAAGTGCCCTGGTCAATACCGCGGCGCGATCCTCCGGAATCGACATCGTGCCGGGGGATACCGTGGAAGCGAGGTGCAACAATGGTGCTTGCGGGATCACGAATCTTACCCAGGTCACGGTCACGGCACGCACCGAATTCGCCGACACCATTTTCAACGACGGGTACACGTTCGATCTTCTCGGTCTCCGGGAAGGCGCGGCCCTCGACTTCGACAGCGAGCTCGATTATGTGCCCTGA